The Kiritimatiellia bacterium genome contains a region encoding:
- a CDS encoding ABC transporter ATP-binding protein/permease, giving the protein MTALRDSNALQAPTLLHYLLEQRRRFSRGVTLAILRCVVIAPCPWLFQLIIDEHVKTGSASGVAAISLIFVGLLFLHYAFSVAGNYAISRELADLIAGLRGEIFNKLHFLSFGYLDRERSGRLLAKYTLDTQKVETALHQILNQFLPNICYSLSITLILVALHWQLSVVVLLMIPILVLIRSLFHARLKETNESNRIAQERLTGHASEVITALKLVRSLGEERQVTERLEEHSAAFSRVRVELSALNSIFGTFTYASSQFLSLLVIAGGAWFVIDGSMTLGTLMAFMAGLPIITSPVQLFSVIGEQYFVGAASYRSIKELLDSSYVEEWRGTRKLGSLRGEIEFDRVTFAYPGAHRPVIRDLSLHIRPGEHIALVGHSGSGKSTLTYLLLGLYRPDSGEIRIDGVPQSELDMRWLRKQCAVVLQENLLLSGTVAENIRFAKPDATDEEVREAARLANASEFIEKMPDGYNTIVGERGVMVSGGQRQRLSIARAILRNPRILILDEATSALDYESERLVQEALERLGRGRTVITIAHRLSTIRNADRIVVLDKGRIIEQGTFEELRKKGGYFFDLLTAHALTAEEEPVA; this is encoded by the coding sequence ATGACGGCACTTCGCGATTCTAACGCGCTGCAGGCTCCGACGCTGCTGCACTACCTCCTCGAGCAGCGGCGGCGTTTTTCACGCGGTGTTACGCTCGCGATCCTCCGGTGCGTGGTCATCGCGCCCTGTCCGTGGCTCTTCCAGCTTATCATCGATGAGCACGTCAAGACCGGCTCGGCGTCGGGCGTTGCGGCGATTAGCCTGATTTTCGTGGGGCTCCTCTTCCTCCACTACGCGTTTTCTGTCGCGGGGAATTACGCGATCTCGCGGGAGCTGGCCGACCTGATCGCGGGGCTGCGGGGCGAAATCTTCAACAAGCTGCATTTCCTCAGCTTCGGCTATTTGGATCGCGAGCGGAGCGGCCGGCTGCTCGCGAAGTACACCCTCGACACGCAGAAGGTGGAAACGGCGCTCCATCAAATTCTCAACCAGTTCCTTCCCAACATTTGCTATAGCCTGAGCATTACGCTGATCCTGGTGGCGCTGCATTGGCAGCTTTCGGTGGTCGTGCTGCTGATGATCCCGATCCTGGTCCTCATCCGCTCGCTGTTCCATGCCCGCCTGAAAGAGACCAACGAGAGCAACCGGATCGCGCAGGAACGGCTTACGGGTCATGCGAGCGAGGTGATCACGGCGTTGAAGCTGGTGAGGAGCCTCGGCGAGGAGCGGCAAGTGACCGAGCGGCTCGAGGAGCACAGCGCAGCGTTCTCACGGGTCCGCGTTGAACTGTCCGCGCTGAATTCCATATTCGGGACCTTTACATATGCGTCGAGCCAGTTCCTGTCGCTACTGGTGATCGCGGGCGGCGCGTGGTTCGTCATCGACGGCTCGATGACCCTCGGGACCCTGATGGCGTTCATGGCGGGTCTGCCGATCATTACGTCGCCGGTGCAGTTATTCTCGGTCATCGGGGAGCAATATTTTGTCGGTGCCGCCAGCTATCGCAGCATCAAGGAGCTTCTGGATTCCAGCTACGTCGAGGAATGGCGCGGCACCAGAAAGCTCGGTTCCTTGCGGGGCGAGATCGAATTCGATCGGGTGACCTTCGCCTATCCCGGCGCGCACCGCCCCGTGATTCGCGACCTCTCCCTCCACATCCGGCCCGGTGAGCATATTGCGCTGGTCGGCCACTCCGGATCCGGCAAGAGCACGCTGACCTACCTGCTCCTCGGCCTCTACCGGCCCGATAGCGGCGAAATTCGCATCGATGGCGTGCCCCAATCGGAACTGGATATGCGCTGGCTCCGCAAGCAATGCGCTGTGGTCCTCCAGGAAAATCTTCTGCTCTCCGGCACCGTGGCCGAGAACATTCGGTTTGCCAAACCCGATGCGACCGATGAGGAGGTCCGCGAGGCCGCCCGTCTCGCGAACGCGAGCGAGTTCATCGAGAAAATGCCCGACGGCTACAACACCATCGTCGGCGAGCGCGGCGTGATGGTCTCCGGGGGCCAGCGGCAACGGCTCTCGATCGCCCGCGCGATCCTGCGCAATCCGCGAATCCTGATCCTCGACGAGGCCACATCGGCCCTCGATTACGAAAGTGAGCGCCTCGTTCAGGAGGCCCTCGAGCGGCTCGGCCGCGGGCGCACCGTCATCACGATCGCCCACCGGCTCAGTACCATCCGGAATGCCGACCGTATCGTTGTGCTCGACAAGGGTCGGATCATCGAGCAGGGGACCTTCGAAGAGTTGCGAAAGAAAGGGGGCTATTTCTTCGACCTCCTCACCGCCCACGCCCTCACGGCCGAAGAGGAGCCGGTCGCTTAG
- a CDS encoding YihY/virulence factor BrkB family protein: MNRSPGSSPAFATAVLVVRESLKSFSRNRGLESAATLAFYAFLSLPPLLLLLFILLGRVAGKSETATLVIAEAIKALFPAFDHDILSELAALAQRQAWRLVSIVLLLWSMTPFAGAARHAVVAIFKGEHRPAFFREKAIDLAVVFALLCTFVGLAAGRLLLPALPGGSGFALLRAAVSFAVSAMILALFYRAFAPVRLRAAEALAGACAAALLLAALRPAFAAMLLYNPNYGYAFGSLKAVFLVVVWAYYSFAVLLFGAEVAANTRRRDALLLRGFLGAGGGNAPSPPPRLLERFLRRPEPGTVLFREGEPGHDMYFVRSGAVRLTRGGVELKLVRAGDYFGEMSMLLGAPRSATAEVAEPETELVVIASEHLETILRENPAAVRRLLTDMAVRLQEMNRRVAG; encoded by the coding sequence ATGAATCGATCCCCGGGTTCAAGTCCCGCCTTCGCGACCGCGGTCCTTGTCGTCCGCGAGTCTCTAAAATCGTTCTCGCGAAACCGCGGCCTCGAAAGCGCGGCCACTCTCGCCTTTTATGCCTTCCTCTCACTTCCGCCGTTGCTACTCCTCCTTTTCATCCTGCTGGGCCGCGTCGCCGGAAAGTCGGAGACGGCGACCCTCGTTATCGCGGAGGCCATCAAAGCGCTCTTTCCCGCGTTTGACCATGACATCCTTTCCGAGCTCGCCGCGCTTGCCCAGCGGCAAGCATGGAGACTGGTCAGCATCGTCCTGCTCCTGTGGTCCATGACGCCATTTGCCGGCGCGGCTCGACACGCGGTGGTCGCGATCTTCAAGGGTGAGCACCGGCCGGCCTTTTTCCGGGAAAAGGCCATCGACCTGGCGGTCGTCTTCGCGTTGTTGTGCACCTTCGTAGGGCTTGCGGCGGGCCGCCTTCTGCTTCCGGCGCTGCCGGGCGGGTCCGGATTTGCCCTGCTGCGGGCAGCGGTGTCATTCGCGGTCTCGGCGATGATCCTCGCTCTTTTCTATCGCGCATTTGCGCCGGTGCGGCTGCGCGCGGCGGAAGCCCTGGCGGGGGCCTGCGCCGCGGCGCTTCTCCTCGCAGCGCTGCGGCCGGCCTTTGCGGCGATGCTGCTCTACAACCCGAACTACGGCTATGCCTTCGGCTCCCTCAAGGCGGTCTTCCTGGTTGTGGTCTGGGCCTATTACTCCTTCGCCGTGCTGCTATTCGGCGCGGAAGTGGCCGCGAACACCCGCCGACGCGATGCGCTGCTGCTCCGCGGCTTCCTCGGCGCGGGTGGCGGTAACGCCCCATCCCCACCTCCGCGGCTGCTCGAGCGGTTCCTGCGTCGGCCCGAACCGGGAACGGTCCTCTTCCGCGAAGGGGAGCCCGGCCACGACATGTATTTCGTTCGGAGCGGCGCCGTGCGCCTGACCCGGGGCGGCGTCGAACTCAAACTGGTGCGCGCGGGAGACTACTTCGGCGAAATGTCGATGCTCCTCGGCGCGCCTCGCAGCGCGACTGCGGAAGTCGCAGAGCCCGAGACAGAACTCGTCGTGATCGCCTCCGAACACCTCGAGACCATCCTTCGAGAAAACCCTGCCGCTGTGCGCCGACTCCTCACCGACATGGCCGTGCGCCTGCAGGAAATGAATCGCCGAGTGGCGGGATGA
- a CDS encoding HlyD family secretion protein, translating to MNPSTENRKPSSVFLSAVIGAALVVAGIALLKVDVSVRATGQVYSPDERRVFSPADGVLAARHVELGQVVRAGEPLLELDQTDLVQREIELDRAIAEAESALARQDLALRRLEIRPIALEVAAAPARRERLGHIAAIYAEIHSNLTRGVEQQSVSEFEARRQLIERLRSEIELAEAEVLARWLEGGLPELERREAELERDRLARALALLRRERDLVASLRAARVIRAPIDGQVVALFARHPGMSVSRGMELAKVAPTGGPVHVRARIPERNVDLVRAGTPALMESRVFDSFLEGPVRGSVIRVAPDADSTAAQPLYEVEIAVGDTPHPLVLGSSLDVRLQLGRRSLFELMWRNARAELRGTP from the coding sequence GTGAATCCATCGACCGAAAATCGAAAGCCGTCGTCCGTGTTTTTGAGCGCCGTCATCGGGGCAGCGCTCGTCGTGGCCGGCATCGCATTGTTGAAGGTCGACGTGTCGGTTCGGGCGACGGGTCAGGTTTATTCGCCGGATGAGCGGCGGGTCTTTTCGCCGGCGGACGGCGTCCTCGCGGCGCGCCATGTGGAGCTCGGCCAGGTTGTCCGCGCCGGCGAGCCGCTCCTCGAGCTGGATCAGACGGACCTTGTGCAACGGGAAATTGAGCTCGACCGGGCGATTGCAGAGGCTGAATCGGCTCTGGCGCGACAGGATCTGGCGCTCCGCCGCCTGGAGATCCGCCCGATAGCGCTCGAGGTCGCAGCCGCGCCCGCCCGCCGGGAGCGGCTTGGGCATATCGCGGCGATTTATGCGGAGATCCACTCGAATCTGACTCGCGGGGTCGAGCAGCAGAGCGTTTCGGAATTTGAGGCACGTCGCCAGTTGATCGAGCGCCTGCGCTCGGAAATTGAGCTGGCCGAGGCGGAGGTTCTCGCCCGATGGTTGGAAGGGGGGCTGCCCGAGCTTGAACGGCGCGAGGCGGAACTAGAGCGCGACCGGCTTGCCCGCGCGCTCGCTCTGCTCAGGCGCGAGCGCGATCTCGTCGCTTCGCTGAGGGCAGCCCGCGTGATTCGCGCCCCCATCGACGGTCAAGTTGTCGCACTATTCGCGCGCCATCCCGGCATGTCGGTATCTCGGGGAATGGAGCTTGCGAAGGTGGCGCCGACAGGCGGACCGGTCCACGTCCGAGCGAGGATCCCGGAGCGGAACGTCGACCTGGTGCGCGCTGGAACGCCCGCGCTGATGGAGTCGCGGGTCTTCGACTCGTTTCTCGAGGGCCCCGTGCGGGGCTCTGTGATTCGCGTGGCGCCAGATGCGGACTCGACAGCCGCTCAACCGCTATACGAGGTCGAAATTGCCGTCGGGGATACGCCCCATCCCTTGGTGTTGGGGTCCAGCCTCGACGTTCGGCTGCAGCTCGGGCGGCGTTCGCTGTTTGAGCTGATGTGGCGAAACGCGCGCGCAGAACTGCGGGGGACGCCATGA
- a CDS encoding SelL-related redox protein encodes MTTQLHPRLGLPEILPASVQLLMAHVGDPQRHSLLEMTASKPTLIAFLRHLGCVFCRQMLGDIRDARQFLEQSGLQIALVHMASDRQAELVFKLYGLDDLPRFSDPDRSLYEAFGLRRVTVRELLSADLFRRGLEACIHDRHFMGIPRGDPMQMPGVFVVDRGYIRAKFIHQHPWDRPDLRALAREALAAPVSV; translated from the coding sequence GTGACCACACAACTACATCCGCGGTTAGGGCTTCCGGAAATTTTGCCGGCTTCGGTGCAACTTCTCATGGCGCATGTAGGCGATCCGCAGCGTCATTCCTTGCTTGAAATGACGGCGAGCAAGCCAACGCTGATCGCATTCCTTCGCCATCTCGGCTGCGTATTTTGCCGTCAGATGCTCGGGGATATTCGCGATGCTCGCCAGTTCCTTGAGCAATCGGGGCTGCAGATTGCGCTCGTTCACATGGCCAGCGATCGGCAAGCTGAGCTGGTCTTCAAATTGTATGGCCTCGATGATCTGCCGCGATTTTCCGATCCTGACCGTTCGCTTTATGAAGCGTTCGGACTGCGAAGAGTGACCGTGAGGGAGTTGTTGAGTGCCGATCTTTTCCGGCGGGGTCTGGAGGCCTGCATTCATGACCGCCACTTCATGGGAATTCCGCGCGGAGATCCCATGCAAATGCCTGGCGTATTTGTCGTGGACCGCGGATACATCCGCGCGAAATTCATTCACCAGCATCCGTGGGATCGACCCGACCTTCGCGCCCTCGCCCGTGAGGCCTTAGCGGCGCCCGTCTCGGTTTGA
- the pgi gene encoding glucose-6-phosphate isomerase, producing MTRLIDRPEWKKLSSHARAMKRIHLRKLFEADPQRAEKFSLQVGDLYLDYSKNRIVERTMELLLALAEAVELREEIAAMFRGDKINGTENRAVLHVALRNRSNTPIFVDGKDVMPEVNAVLDRMRDFSRRVRSGEWRGHTGRRIRNIVNIGIGGSDLGPAMAYEALKPYSDRSLTVRFVSNVDATHFVESTRDLDPEETLFIVASKTFTTQETMTNAETARAWALARLRDPAAVAKHFVAVSTNAEKVAAFGIDTANMFGFWDWVGGRYSLTSAIGLPLMIAIGPENFDALLDGFHLMDRHFATAPLEKNMPVILGLLGIWYNNFFGAQSHAILPYDQYLNRFAAYFQQGDMESNGKSVTRSGERVEWQTGPIIWGEPGTNGQHAFYQLIHQGTKLIPCDFIGFCRSHNPIGDHHAKLMANCFAQTEALAFGKTGAEVRAEGVPDPLVPHKTFEGNRPTNTILAPQLTPSVLGQLIALYEHKIFTQGVIWDIYSFDQWGVELGKVLANRILPELMAEQEPALAHDSSTNALIRYYRRFR from the coding sequence ATGACCCGATTAATCGACCGGCCGGAATGGAAAAAACTCAGCTCGCACGCTCGCGCGATGAAGCGCATCCACCTCCGCAAGCTCTTCGAGGCGGACCCGCAGCGTGCGGAGAAATTCTCACTGCAGGTTGGCGACCTGTACCTGGACTATTCAAAAAACCGAATTGTTGAGCGCACGATGGAGCTGCTCCTCGCGCTGGCCGAAGCGGTGGAACTCCGCGAGGAAATTGCCGCGATGTTCCGCGGGGACAAGATCAACGGGACGGAAAACCGCGCCGTCCTGCACGTCGCGCTGCGGAACCGCTCTAACACGCCCATCTTCGTCGATGGCAAGGACGTGATGCCGGAGGTCAACGCGGTGCTGGACCGGATGCGGGACTTTTCGCGGCGGGTTCGGTCCGGCGAGTGGCGCGGGCACACCGGTCGCCGAATCCGGAACATCGTGAACATCGGCATCGGCGGCTCCGACCTCGGACCGGCGATGGCGTATGAGGCGCTCAAGCCGTACAGCGACCGATCGTTGACGGTGCGGTTTGTCTCAAACGTGGATGCGACGCATTTCGTGGAGTCCACGCGCGACCTCGATCCGGAGGAGACGCTGTTCATCGTCGCGTCCAAGACGTTCACGACGCAGGAGACGATGACGAACGCGGAGACCGCGCGCGCGTGGGCGCTGGCCCGTTTGCGCGATCCGGCGGCTGTGGCGAAGCATTTTGTCGCCGTCTCGACGAACGCGGAAAAGGTCGCGGCGTTCGGCATCGACACGGCGAACATGTTCGGCTTCTGGGACTGGGTGGGCGGCCGCTATTCGCTGACGTCGGCGATCGGGCTGCCGCTGATGATTGCGATCGGCCCGGAGAATTTTGACGCGCTGCTCGACGGGTTCCACCTGATGGACCGCCACTTCGCGACGGCGCCGCTCGAGAAAAACATGCCGGTCATCCTCGGGCTGCTCGGGATTTGGTACAACAACTTCTTCGGCGCGCAGAGCCATGCGATTCTGCCCTACGACCAGTATCTGAATCGGTTCGCCGCCTACTTCCAGCAGGGCGACATGGAGAGCAACGGCAAGAGCGTGACGCGGTCCGGCGAACGGGTTGAGTGGCAGACCGGCCCGATTATCTGGGGCGAGCCGGGCACGAACGGTCAGCATGCGTTCTATCAACTGATCCATCAGGGGACCAAATTGATTCCCTGCGATTTCATCGGGTTCTGCCGATCACACAATCCCATCGGGGACCATCACGCGAAGCTGATGGCGAACTGCTTTGCGCAGACGGAGGCGCTGGCCTTCGGCAAAACAGGGGCGGAGGTTCGCGCGGAAGGGGTGCCCGATCCGTTGGTGCCGCACAAGACGTTTGAGGGCAACCGCCCGACCAATACGATTCTCGCGCCGCAGTTGACCCCGAGCGTGCTCGGGCAACTGATCGCGCTCTACGAACATAAGATTTTCACGCAGGGCGTGATCTGGGACATCTACTCATTCGACCAGTGGGGCGTGGAGCTCGGCAAGGTGCTGGCCAACCGGATCCTGCCGGAGCTGATGGCGGAGCAGGAGCCTGCTCTCGCGCACGATAGCTCCACGAATGCATTGATTCGCTACTACCGGCGGTTCCGCTGA
- the mfd gene encoding transcription-repair coupling factor produces MEFALPERDVQRWAEFFRLGGTFRALIPPGAAPAWLAWALHERFQRLIVAVADGPRTLDRLFRDLQTFGGNRPGVLFYYPPWESLPGHGAPPHADLIGDRFATLRALSSPRPPAVIATCVQALMLRTVPPASLREAADELKIGQRISLADFLRALAALGYEFAPEVASKGQASLRGGILDLWPPVSEWPARVELFGEVIDSIRAFDPADQKSKFPLESVRLAPAVERPEHMQSSFFEHLPPDASLLWVDVESIDHHAALYDEMVRECGAQTIALSHAEARARAAPFATIELALAESAAGRAERLGFQPFDGAPNLSAATAPDQIERERVRVVGELNARARRGERIRLFFSTDGARRRFMETYGGQLEPPEAFELREGGLSEGFAIPDARLLILGEEDFYGRRKEWRGRYDPHARRRGPRRAAGERIAEWSDLQPGDYVVHADHGIGKYLGLFDVEIAGRRQEALVVEYADRAKLYLPVSQAHLLTRYVGAGRARPELHALGGKRWAREKAAAQKAVEDLAAQLLETQAKRDVLPGFAFGPDTPWQHEFEAAFPYEETEDQERAIRDVKRDMESPRPMDRLVCGDVGYGKTEVAMRAAFKAVMAGKQVAVLVPTTVLAQQHFDTFSARMAAYPVRIEMLSRFQTRSQQAEIVRRIADGSVDIVIGTHRLLQGDVSFKDLGLVIVDEEQRFGVAHKEFFKRTHTMVDVLTLTATPIPRTLYMSLSGAKDLSTIETPPQERLPVETIIVEHSDEVVREAILREINREGQAFYLHNRVHSIERVREWLERLVPEARIDIAHGRMPEDELAAIMRAFARGDFDVLLCTTIIESGLDLPNVNTILIERSDRFGLAELYQLRGRVGRYKRKAYAYFLLPRHGQLLHDARRRLQAIRRYSHLGAGFRLAMRDLEIRGAGNLLGPQQSGHIAAVGFELYCQLLRRTISALKGEAPPPVVECDLKLDFIDLSPSSPDGDRAAALPASLIEDESQRIRVYRQIASAATVDELDAVQRDVADRFGRLPPAAQRVFQLARLRIVASRKGIRSIEVEGDKVMMAFGPDLWLMPGGRFPRLRAATTDGKLQELLAMARAARKKDIQ; encoded by the coding sequence ATGGAGTTCGCCCTTCCCGAACGCGATGTACAACGCTGGGCGGAATTTTTCCGCCTAGGGGGGACGTTTCGCGCTTTGATTCCCCCGGGCGCCGCTCCAGCGTGGCTCGCGTGGGCGCTTCACGAGAGGTTTCAACGCCTCATCGTGGCAGTGGCCGACGGTCCGCGAACGCTTGATCGGTTGTTTCGCGATCTGCAGACATTCGGCGGAAATCGGCCAGGAGTCCTGTTCTATTACCCGCCCTGGGAATCGCTGCCGGGTCACGGCGCGCCGCCCCATGCCGATCTGATCGGCGACCGCTTCGCCACGCTGCGCGCCCTGTCGAGCCCTCGACCCCCCGCCGTGATCGCCACCTGCGTCCAGGCCCTCATGCTCAGAACCGTTCCGCCTGCGTCTCTGAGAGAAGCCGCCGACGAGTTGAAAATCGGGCAGCGAATTTCGCTTGCGGACTTTCTGCGCGCGCTCGCGGCGCTGGGCTACGAATTCGCCCCCGAGGTGGCCTCCAAGGGCCAGGCTTCCCTGCGCGGCGGGATCCTCGACCTCTGGCCGCCCGTCAGCGAATGGCCTGCACGCGTCGAATTATTCGGCGAGGTCATCGACTCGATCCGCGCGTTCGACCCTGCCGACCAAAAATCGAAATTTCCCCTCGAGTCCGTCCGTCTCGCGCCAGCGGTTGAGCGGCCCGAGCACATGCAGTCGTCGTTTTTCGAACACCTGCCCCCGGATGCGTCGCTGCTGTGGGTGGATGTCGAAAGCATTGACCACCATGCTGCGTTGTACGACGAGATGGTACGCGAGTGCGGCGCCCAGACGATCGCGCTGTCCCACGCGGAGGCGCGAGCCCGGGCCGCGCCGTTTGCCACAATTGAATTGGCGCTTGCCGAGTCCGCTGCCGGTCGAGCCGAGCGGCTGGGGTTCCAGCCCTTCGACGGCGCGCCAAACCTCTCCGCTGCGACGGCGCCCGACCAGATCGAACGGGAACGAGTGCGCGTTGTCGGCGAGTTGAATGCCAGGGCCCGCCGGGGCGAGCGCATCCGCCTGTTTTTTTCCACGGACGGCGCGCGGCGCCGCTTCATGGAGACGTACGGTGGCCAACTGGAGCCGCCCGAAGCCTTCGAGCTGAGGGAGGGCGGGCTTTCCGAGGGGTTCGCCATTCCCGACGCCCGGCTGTTGATCCTCGGCGAAGAGGACTTTTATGGACGCCGCAAGGAATGGCGCGGCCGCTACGACCCGCATGCTCGCCGCCGCGGCCCGCGCCGCGCCGCGGGGGAGCGGATCGCCGAATGGAGCGACCTGCAGCCCGGCGACTATGTCGTGCACGCGGACCATGGCATCGGCAAGTACCTCGGCTTGTTTGACGTCGAAATCGCCGGACGGCGTCAAGAAGCGCTTGTGGTCGAATACGCCGACCGCGCGAAACTCTACCTGCCGGTCAGCCAGGCGCATTTACTCACCCGCTACGTTGGCGCGGGCCGCGCTCGGCCGGAACTCCACGCGCTCGGCGGCAAACGGTGGGCGCGCGAAAAGGCCGCCGCTCAAAAGGCCGTCGAGGATCTCGCCGCCCAGCTCCTCGAAACGCAGGCCAAACGGGATGTGCTGCCCGGCTTCGCCTTCGGGCCCGACACGCCCTGGCAGCACGAATTCGAGGCCGCCTTTCCCTATGAAGAAACCGAGGACCAGGAGCGCGCGATCCGCGACGTCAAACGCGACATGGAATCGCCGCGACCGATGGACCGGCTCGTTTGCGGCGACGTCGGGTACGGCAAGACTGAGGTGGCCATGCGCGCGGCGTTCAAGGCCGTGATGGCGGGCAAGCAGGTCGCCGTGCTCGTGCCCACGACCGTCCTCGCCCAGCAGCACTTCGACACCTTTTCCGCGCGTATGGCAGCCTATCCCGTCCGTATCGAGATGCTCTCTCGCTTCCAGACGCGCTCGCAGCAGGCCGAGATCGTGCGCCGAATCGCCGACGGCTCCGTCGACATCGTCATTGGCACACACCGGCTGCTGCAGGGAGACGTTTCTTTCAAGGACCTCGGGCTTGTAATCGTGGACGAGGAGCAACGTTTCGGCGTCGCGCACAAGGAATTCTTCAAGCGAACCCATACGATGGTCGATGTCCTTACCCTCACCGCCACGCCGATCCCGCGGACGCTCTACATGAGCCTGAGCGGCGCGAAAGATCTGAGCACGATCGAGACACCGCCCCAGGAGCGACTGCCGGTCGAGACGATCATCGTGGAGCACTCCGACGAGGTCGTGCGCGAAGCGATCCTGCGGGAGATCAACCGCGAGGGGCAGGCGTTCTACCTGCATAATCGCGTCCACTCGATCGAGCGCGTCCGCGAGTGGCTCGAGCGGCTCGTGCCGGAGGCGCGGATCGACATCGCGCACGGCCGAATGCCGGAGGACGAGCTCGCGGCCATTATGCGCGCGTTTGCACGGGGCGATTTCGACGTGCTGCTCTGCACCACCATCATTGAAAGCGGCCTCGACCTGCCGAACGTCAACACGATCCTCATCGAGCGGTCGGACCGCTTCGGGCTCGCCGAGCTCTATCAGTTGCGCGGGCGCGTCGGCCGGTACAAGCGCAAGGCCTACGCCTATTTTCTGCTGCCGCGGCACGGCCAGTTGCTCCACGACGCGCGCCGCCGCCTCCAAGCCATCCGGCGCTATTCCCACCTCGGCGCCGGCTTCCGCCTTGCCATGCGCGATCTCGAAATCCGCGGCGCTGGCAACCTGCTCGGGCCCCAGCAGAGCGGCCACATCGCCGCCGTGGGCTTCGAGCTCTATTGTCAGCTCTTGCGCCGAACCATCTCCGCGCTGAAGGGCGAGGCGCCGCCCCCTGTCGTCGAATGCGACCTGAAACTGGACTTCATCGATCTGTCCCCCTCGTCGCCGGACGGCGACCGCGCCGCCGCGCTGCCCGCCTCGCTGATCGAGGACGAGTCCCAGCGGATCCGCGTCTACCGCCAGATCGCGTCAGCCGCGACGGTGGACGAGCTCGACGCTGTGCAGCGTGACGTCGCCGACCGCTTTGGGCGCCTGCCGCCCGCCGCGCAGCGCGTGTTCCAGCTCGCCCGCCTTCGGATCGTCGCCTCGAGAAAGGGGATCCGGTCCATCGAGGTCGAGGGTGACAAGGTCATGATGGCCTTCGGTCCCGATCTCTGGCTGATGCCGGGCGGCCGATTTCCCCGGTTGCGAGCCGCGACGACCGATGGGAAACTCCAGGAACTCCTCGCCATGGCCCGCGCCGCGAGGAAGAAAGATATCCAATGA